A part of Raphanus sativus cultivar WK10039 unplaced genomic scaffold, ASM80110v3 Scaffold0015, whole genome shotgun sequence genomic DNA contains:
- the LOC130500691 gene encoding uncharacterized protein LOC130500691: MMMTPTVKKSIAIRSVELYGNALSRPRFFVNPQFRLQGRIEGDVGKLRAQLESSSAGDSEKKKKKKKRCGCDSPPPPASPVAVKRRRYFYLNDDNDEGEDEGAERIIRNLSDDFDEEEEDEGVVARIIRNLSDDFDRVGGESKFIKKSIESAGKRLKEKKKSLRVEETSSTTRASSPRLTKPLCFR, from the coding sequence ATGATGATGACGCCCACCGTTAAGAAAAGCATCGCCATTAGGTCTGTCGAGTTATACGGAAACGCGCTTTCTCGTCCTCGTTTCTTCGTCAATCCTCAGTTCCGTCTCCAAGGACGAATCGAAGGTGACGTCGGCAAGCTCCGAGCACAGCTCGAGAGTTCCAGCGCTGGAGACtccgagaagaagaagaagaagaagaagaggtgtGGTTGtgattctcctcctcctcccgcGTCTCCGGTTGCGGTGAAACGAAGGAGGTACTTTTATCTGAACGACGATAATGATGAGGGGGAAGATGAAGGCGCGGAGAGAATCATCAGAAACCTATCTGATGAttttgatgaggaggaggaagatgaaggCGTGGTGGCGAGGATCATCAGAAACCTATCTGATGATTTTGATAGAGTCGGTGGAGAGAGCAAATTCATTAAGAAATCGATTGAATCGGCGGGAAAGAgattgaaggagaagaagaagagcctaAGGGTTGAGGAAACAAGTTCAACAACTAGGGCGTCGTCTCCAAGATTGACGAAGCCTCTATGTTTtagataa